From the Planktothricoides raciborskii GIHE-MW2 genome, the window CACCGACCGCCATCAAACCCAGCATCGTAGAGGGTTCGGGAACTGATTCCACCGGAATTCCTGCATGGTTCCAAGAGTAAATCCCACTGTAGGACTTGCCATCATCTTTGGCTACGAAGCCAGATTTAACCGCATCAAAGCTATAAGCATAGTGAACTTCGCCATTGATAGTCACTTTGGCAATTTCACTCATTTGCAGCGGCCCCATGCTATCAAGTGTCGTCTCTAACAGACTGATATTAGCCAAAAGTGCTTGTGAGGCGGCTTGCCCAACTAACGCTTTGAAGAATGGACTGTTAGCCTGAGTCTTAGCTTGGGCGATAATCGGATCTAATTTTGTATTCAGGTCATACCAACCCGCCATCTTGATATCCACGGCGCCGGTTTCATCCAGGTTAAACTCAGCAATGTTGGGGTCGCCAGAACCCATTGTGGTAAAAGCCCCGATCGCCATATCCTGAACGGTTTTGTTCAACTGTGGCCAAACATTATTCAGCGGTTCATAATTGGCAAATAAATCGCCGAGCCATTGAGATCCGTATGCACTCCAATCAGCAGCGGTCACGCTTTCAACGCTTACGGTATGGGTTCCTGCGGTGGCGGTAAACCCTACATTATCTAAAACATCTTCGCCATCAAACCAAAGTTCAACGTTAGTAGTCAGATCGCCATCCGTCAGGTAGCTGCTGTTAGCATCCACCCAAAGATTGCCATCTTGGTGAGTGTAGCTTTTAATATTTTCTGACCCATGAAATGTAATATCAAGGGCTTGTGCGGGTGTACCGACTACGGCACTCAGACCGGCTGCAAGAGAAGTACCGATGAAAACTTTTTTTGTTAATCCTGCCATGACTTTGATCTCCTGTTGTTTCGAGAGAATTGGGGATATGGGATGGGAAAAAGGGGATGGAATAAAATCAGCTTTGCTGCTTGGTTAAAAGCCTATCTTAAAAGCCTATATTTTGACTATATTCTGTGTTCTTGTAATTTGCCTGTGACAGCTATCACGAAGCAGCCGTGATTATGTGGAAATGGGAAAATTTTATCCTTTCTAAAACACTTAATCTATTCTTGAAATTGCTTGGCTGGTAAAGGTTTCGTCCTTTATTTTTGCCATTATTTCTAGTCATTTCAAGGGGTATTCAATCTGACAGCGTTTTTCTGATTGGTGAACCAAAAATCTTGTTCAGAAACCCGGTTTCTTGTATGGGTTACCCAAAGTGGTCGCCTCGTGGTCGCCCCGGCATGAACCCAGAAACCCGGTTTCTGCTGTGGGAATGGTTCGCCCTTACAAGCCTTATTTCTATTGTACAAAAAAAATCTGCAAGCATTGATGAAGTTCTTGCAGATTTTTTTAAAGTTTTTGTAAAGTTTTTGTAAAGATTGTTGTCCTGAGTCATTTGTCCTGAGTCATTTGACCAACAAATAACAAATAACAAATAACAAATAACAAATAACAATCAACAAATAACAAAAATAATTAATGCAAAAATTGAGAAATTCTCTGAACCGCTGTTTCGAGAATTTCTGGATCGTGGACGAGGGCAAAGCGCACATATCCTTCTCCTTCTTTGCCAAAACCCGTACCCGGAGATACGGCAACGCCAGTGGTTTCGACGAGTTGACGACAAAATCCCAGGGCGTTGTTGCTCCAAGGTTCGGGCAGTTTTGCCCAGACGTACATGGTGGCAAGGGGTTCAGGGACTTGCCAACCGATCCGATTTAAGGCGCCGACAAAGGTATCGCGCCGTTTGCGGTAAATTTCTACGGTTTCGGCGATGCAGTCTTGGGGGCCGGTCATGGCGGCGATCGCCCCATTGAGAATGCCTTTATATTGGTTAAAATCAATCACCGCTTTGACTTGTCGCAGGGCAAGAATCAACTCACGATTTCCCACCGCAAACCCAATCCGAAAACCGCCCATATTATATGGTTTTGACAGGGTAAAAAACTCAATGGAAACGGTTTTATCCGGGTCAGCTTGTAAAATTGATGGGGCGACGCCTCCGGCAAAGACAATATCCGCATAAGGGAAATCGTGAACCAGGACTAAATCATGGTTTTGACAAAATGCCACGGC encodes:
- a CDS encoding LL-diaminopimelate aminotransferase; protein product: MKFATRLDPLRSNVFADMDNAKAKAKAAGLDVIDLSLGSADLPAPPNAISAIAQSLPDPETHRYLLFHGTKDFRQVAAQWYTNKYGVAIDPETEVLQLIGSQEGTAHLPLAILNPGEFALLMDPGYPSHAGGVYLASGQIYPMSLRAENGFLPIFSEIPQAVLEQARMMVLSYPHNPTSAIAPLSFFQEAVAFCQNHDLVLVHDFPYADIVFAGGVAPSILQADPDKTVSIEFFTLSKPYNMGGFRIGFAVGNRELILALRQVKAVIDFNQYKGILNGAIAAMTGPQDCIAETVEIYRKRRDTFVGALNRIGWQVPEPLATMYVWAKLPEPWSNNALGFCRQLVETTGVAVSPGTGFGKEGEGYVRFALVHDPEILETAVQRISQFLH
- a CDS encoding NF038130 family PEP-CTERM protein produces the protein MAGLTKKVFIGTSLAAGLSAVVGTPAQALDITFHGSENIKSYTHQDGNLWVDANSSYLTDGDLTTNVELWFDGEDVLDNVGFTATAGTHTVSVESVTAADWSAYGSQWLGDLFANYEPLNNVWPQLNKTVQDMAIGAFTTMGSGDPNIAEFNLDETGAVDIKMAGWYDLNTKLDPIIAQAKTQANSPFFKALVGQAASQALLANISLLETTLDSMGPLQMSEIAKVTINGEVHYAYSFDAVKSGFVAKDDGKSYSGIYSWNHAGIPVESVPEPSTMLGLMAVGGLFAAAKRKSNHNA